In Akkermansiaceae bacterium, the following are encoded in one genomic region:
- a CDS encoding FHA domain-containing protein, producing MPKVTITLPGEAPQPYLLKSGRNDITTIGRGSGNDITIPCPSVSTRHCQIEQSKEGYILRDNGSTNGLKRDGYRMDIINLRDNMEVLIGDIPMVFTHTEEETEGKEPAPGKPSSDNVKNADTPDPQQTSTPRLQKKCFRAVLLLGLLAMAGVAVMPWLGQVGMANEAATTSIGKWIGFLGEFHPLFLHLPIGVVMLVLVMEAFRVLTFGKYQPRTTMGLFFGSATGIFAVVFGYCLYLTGDFSGELIEDHKRDGIIFTILLIATFLIKYAADIKFMSKLSKPCYVIGLIATTATMMSAGHHGGEITHGDPLDKAPWKQDDGTSQVVSADPVVYTDIIHPILEAKCISCHGPKKQKSGLRMDTYAGMVDGGEETDCLVPGDLEASAMISYLHLPLEDDLRMPPEGKKQLTKEEIQILEWWVKSGAPEHARRSELEVPPAIAAALNTLKSPEQIAREQAAKTEAAQKQKAAMEARRARLATALDSVNKTFPGALNYISQESTSLSFSAVSYRKQFNNDSLAALKDASADITDLDLSATTITDDAAAMLESFVSLKSLKLNQTAITDAALPGIRKLNQLKVLNLHSTAVTDEGIQLLHGMSSLKKVYLWDTKVTEAGAKALEKALTDAHAKAQDGLKDEVRDADAPKVVLGAAGEK from the coding sequence ATGCCAAAAGTCACCATCACACTCCCCGGAGAAGCCCCCCAGCCCTACCTACTGAAGTCGGGCCGGAATGACATCACCACCATAGGCCGGGGCAGCGGTAATGACATCACCATCCCCTGCCCCTCGGTGTCCACCCGGCACTGTCAGATTGAACAATCCAAGGAGGGTTACATCCTCCGCGACAACGGCTCGACCAACGGCCTCAAACGCGACGGGTATCGTATGGATATCATCAACCTGAGGGACAACATGGAGGTCCTCATCGGTGACATCCCCATGGTATTCACCCACACAGAGGAGGAAACGGAGGGAAAAGAACCCGCTCCCGGCAAGCCATCTTCAGATAACGTGAAAAATGCCGACACCCCCGATCCCCAACAAACCTCCACACCCCGTCTGCAGAAAAAATGCTTCCGGGCAGTACTGCTCCTCGGCCTGCTGGCCATGGCCGGTGTCGCCGTCATGCCGTGGCTCGGCCAAGTCGGTATGGCCAACGAGGCAGCCACCACCAGCATCGGCAAATGGATCGGCTTCCTCGGTGAGTTCCACCCGCTTTTCCTGCACCTTCCCATCGGGGTGGTGATGCTCGTGCTCGTCATGGAGGCATTCCGCGTCCTGACCTTCGGAAAATACCAGCCCAGAACGACGATGGGGCTCTTTTTCGGCTCAGCCACAGGCATTTTTGCCGTCGTTTTTGGCTACTGCCTCTATCTCACGGGTGATTTTTCCGGAGAACTCATCGAGGATCACAAGCGTGACGGCATCATCTTCACCATCCTGCTCATCGCCACCTTCCTGATCAAGTATGCCGCCGATATCAAGTTCATGAGCAAGCTGTCGAAGCCATGTTATGTCATCGGACTGATCGCCACCACCGCCACCATGATGAGCGCCGGCCACCACGGTGGAGAAATCACCCACGGCGACCCACTCGACAAAGCGCCTTGGAAACAGGACGACGGCACCAGCCAGGTGGTCAGCGCCGACCCCGTCGTCTACACCGATATCATCCACCCCATCCTTGAAGCCAAATGCATCAGCTGCCACGGTCCCAAGAAACAGAAAAGCGGACTGCGTATGGATACCTACGCAGGCATGGTCGATGGCGGTGAGGAAACCGACTGCCTGGTGCCCGGGGACCTCGAAGCCAGCGCGATGATCTCCTACCTTCACCTGCCGCTTGAAGACGATCTCCGCATGCCTCCAGAGGGGAAAAAACAACTCACCAAGGAGGAAATCCAAATCCTCGAGTGGTGGGTAAAATCAGGCGCGCCAGAACATGCCAGACGCAGCGAATTGGAAGTCCCCCCCGCCATTGCCGCCGCCCTCAATACCCTTAAATCCCCCGAGCAAATTGCCCGTGAACAAGCCGCCAAGACAGAGGCGGCGCAAAAGCAAAAGGCAGCCATGGAGGCCAGGCGTGCCCGACTCGCCACCGCCCTCGACTCGGTGAACAAAACCTTTCCGGGCGCGCTCAACTACATCTCGCAGGAGAGCACTTCGCTGTCGTTTTCAGCCGTCAGCTATCGCAAGCAGTTTAACAACGACAGCCTGGCGGCACTCAAAGACGCCTCGGCCGACATCACCGATCTCGACCTCAGCGCCACCACCATCACCGATGATGCCGCCGCCATGCTTGAGTCCTTTGTTTCCCTCAAGTCGCTCAAGCTCAACCAGACGGCGATCACCGATGCCGCGCTGCCCGGCATCCGGAAGTTGAACCAACTCAAGGTGCTCAACCTTCACAGCACGGCGGTCACTGACGAGGGTATCCAACTTCTCCACGGCATGAGTTCACTCAAAAAAGTCTACCTGTGGGATACCAAGGTGACTGAAGCAGGTGCCAAGGCCCTCGAAAAAGCCCTCACCGATGCCCATGCCAAGGCACAGGATGGGCTGAAGGATGAAGTCCGTGACGCGGACGCCCCCAAGGTGGTCCTCGGTGCTGCCGGGGAAAAATAA
- a CDS encoding SGNH/GDSL hydrolase family protein — MVKVIQNTLCGVLILMIGSMAHGAEGLESKDELYTGKEYSNAFKNPRDTDLPNVLLIGDSISIAYTVDVRKLLKGKADVFRIPTNGKFAAHGARNIDQWLGNRKWDIIHFNWGLWDICYRNPKAKTQGHRDKVNGKLTATPEAYRASMEKIVARLKKTNAKLIWCTTTPVPEFEAGRKVGDEVKYNAIAREIMQKNGIAINDLHAHALLKLPAIKNGKGNVHFTAEGSAYLAEKVAREIRSALNTQG, encoded by the coding sequence ATGGTCAAAGTAATTCAAAACACACTGTGCGGCGTCCTCATTTTAATGATTGGGTCGATGGCGCATGGAGCCGAGGGCCTGGAAAGCAAGGACGAGCTGTACACCGGCAAGGAATACTCAAATGCTTTTAAAAACCCCAGGGACACCGACTTGCCCAACGTCCTGTTGATCGGCGATTCGATATCGATTGCTTACACGGTTGATGTCCGGAAGTTGTTAAAGGGGAAAGCCGATGTGTTCCGGATTCCAACCAATGGCAAATTCGCAGCACATGGAGCCAGGAACATTGATCAATGGTTAGGGAATCGCAAGTGGGACATCATCCATTTTAACTGGGGGTTGTGGGATATTTGTTACAGGAATCCCAAGGCGAAGACCCAGGGGCACCGGGACAAGGTGAATGGGAAACTAACCGCCACCCCGGAAGCATACAGAGCGAGTATGGAAAAGATTGTTGCGCGCCTGAAAAAGACAAATGCCAAGCTGATTTGGTGTACCACGACCCCCGTTCCGGAATTTGAGGCTGGGCGCAAAGTGGGGGATGAAGTGAAGTACAATGCAATTGCCCGGGAAATCATGCAGAAAAATGGAATAGCGATCAATGACCTTCATGCACACGCGCTATTGAAGTTGCCCGCTATCAAAAACGGGAAGGGTAACGTCCATTTCACAGCGGAAGGGTCCGCCTACCTGGCGGAAAAGGTGGCTCGTGAGATACGATCTGCTCTGAACACGCAGGGATAA
- a CDS encoding arylsulfatase, which produces MPQKTLSRILSLALVLPVPLLAKDQPNIIVILSDDMGYSDIGCYGGEIKTPNLDQLAHNGLRFTQFYNTGRCCPTRASLLTGLYPHQAGVGHMMDDYGLPQYQGNLNKQCLTLAEVLKSAGYRCYMTGKWHVTRHVDSDSPKHNWPLQRGFDKFYGTIHGAGSFFDPNSLTRGNKRITPLNDPEYSPKGTWYYTDAISDNACRYIRDHVKQHPDQPFFSYVAYTAAHWPMHALPRDIAKYKGKYDDGYLPVYQARIKKMQQLGLIDPSWRIPSPVGKWEKVDNKAWESACMEVYAAMVDNMDQGIGRIIATLEATGRLDNTLILFMQDNGGCAETYGRFQRQGPLERPDKPTLPPMPRDEVQTEMIPKQSRDGYPLRRGKGVMPGPPETAIGYGRNWANVSNTPFREYKHYVHEGGISTPLIAHWPKGISKTNSWSQQPSHLVDIMATCIDLSGASYPKDKTPVEGVSLSPVFNNQPIHRGKPIYWEHEGNRAVRDGKWKLVAKGTRGKWELYNIHEDRTEQNNLIAAHPEVAKRMMARYDQWARERGVVPFGSWKKHKGAKKKPVH; this is translated from the coding sequence ATGCCCCAGAAGACTCTCAGCCGCATCCTTTCACTGGCCTTGGTCCTACCAGTACCGTTGCTTGCCAAAGACCAGCCCAACATCATCGTGATCTTATCCGACGACATGGGCTACTCGGATATCGGCTGCTACGGCGGTGAGATCAAGACCCCCAATCTCGACCAACTGGCCCACAACGGGCTGCGGTTCACCCAGTTCTATAACACAGGTCGTTGCTGCCCTACCCGGGCTTCGTTGCTGACGGGTCTCTACCCCCATCAGGCGGGGGTAGGGCACATGATGGACGACTACGGCCTGCCCCAATACCAGGGGAACCTCAACAAACAATGCCTCACTTTGGCGGAAGTGCTGAAATCGGCCGGATACCGGTGTTACATGACCGGCAAGTGGCATGTCACCCGGCACGTTGACTCCGATTCCCCCAAGCACAACTGGCCCTTGCAACGCGGCTTCGACAAGTTTTACGGTACGATTCATGGCGCCGGCTCATTTTTTGACCCCAACTCGCTCACCCGGGGGAACAAGAGGATCACCCCCCTGAACGATCCCGAATACAGCCCCAAGGGCACCTGGTATTACACCGATGCCATTTCCGACAATGCCTGTCGCTACATCCGCGATCACGTCAAGCAGCACCCCGACCAGCCCTTCTTCAGCTACGTCGCCTACACCGCAGCCCACTGGCCGATGCATGCGCTGCCCAGGGACATCGCCAAGTATAAGGGCAAATACGACGATGGATACCTCCCTGTCTACCAGGCACGGATCAAAAAGATGCAACAACTCGGCTTGATCGATCCATCGTGGCGTATCCCGTCACCCGTAGGCAAGTGGGAAAAAGTCGACAACAAAGCCTGGGAGTCCGCCTGTATGGAGGTTTATGCGGCAATGGTCGACAACATGGACCAGGGGATCGGTCGCATCATAGCCACACTCGAGGCAACCGGCCGACTCGACAATACGCTCATCCTCTTCATGCAGGACAATGGCGGGTGCGCGGAGACCTACGGCCGATTCCAGCGTCAGGGGCCTCTGGAGCGCCCCGACAAACCCACCCTGCCCCCCATGCCCCGGGACGAGGTGCAGACAGAGATGATCCCCAAACAATCGCGCGATGGCTATCCGCTCAGACGCGGCAAAGGGGTTATGCCCGGACCGCCGGAAACCGCCATCGGATACGGCAGGAACTGGGCCAACGTTTCCAACACCCCGTTCCGCGAATACAAACACTACGTACACGAGGGCGGTATCTCCACACCCCTGATCGCCCATTGGCCCAAGGGGATCAGCAAGACGAACAGCTGGTCACAGCAACCGTCCCACCTGGTCGATATCATGGCCACCTGCATCGATCTCTCAGGTGCCAGCTACCCGAAAGACAAAACTCCCGTCGAAGGCGTTTCCCTGTCGCCCGTTTTCAACAACCAACCCATCCACCGCGGCAAACCCATCTACTGGGAGCACGAGGGCAACCGTGCCGTCCGCGACGGGAAATGGAAGCTGGTCGCCAAGGGCACCCGGGGGAAATGGGAGCTCTACAACATCCACGAGGATCGCACGGAGCAGAACAACCTCATCGCCGCCCACCCGGAAGTCGCCAAGCGGATGATGGCCCGGTATGACCAATGGGCCAGGGAGCGCGGTGTCGTCCCCTTCGGCTCCTGGAAAAAACACAAGGGAGCCAAAAAGAAACCCGTGCACTAG
- a CDS encoding family 43 glycosylhydrolase yields MTAILTACLALTCVAPCLVQAADAEEGGCGEVVVVYSEAQGIGPEKGVMRRDPSDIIKVGDLYYVWYSKGPKSSGYDATVWYATSPDGRKWTEKGMAVGKGKPGSGSFDEASVFTPNILVAAGKYYLLFTGISAHMKVKPDSKIGMAVSDSPDGPWRKLASNPILKNSDNPRDFDSHLIDDACLITRDGKYWLYYKGRQLGKKSTQTQLGLAVADKPEGPYVKHPSNPVIPGNHEVLVWPEGDGVAALIGSVGPKEWVRSLVYSDDGVHFKKTHNVKNVPHAAGAYRPEAFTGSGKGKRIEWGVHIGKGRGLPCIERFELQGAKYPPQPAHWPPQKTTHKYFRHRPGHAEF; encoded by the coding sequence ATGACCGCCATTCTAACAGCATGTCTGGCACTCACCTGTGTCGCCCCCTGTTTGGTCCAAGCGGCCGATGCCGAGGAGGGTGGTTGTGGTGAGGTGGTTGTGGTTTATTCCGAAGCGCAAGGTATTGGACCGGAAAAGGGCGTGATGCGCCGCGATCCCAGCGATATCATCAAGGTCGGCGACCTCTATTATGTCTGGTATTCCAAAGGCCCGAAAAGCAGCGGTTATGACGCTACTGTCTGGTATGCGACGTCTCCGGATGGTCGCAAGTGGACTGAAAAGGGGATGGCTGTGGGCAAAGGCAAGCCGGGCTCCGGCTCATTCGACGAAGCGAGTGTATTCACACCTAACATTTTGGTGGCAGCAGGGAAATACTATCTCCTTTTCACCGGGATCTCCGCCCACATGAAAGTGAAGCCCGATTCAAAAATCGGCATGGCGGTGTCGGATTCACCCGATGGTCCGTGGCGGAAACTGGCCTCCAATCCGATTTTGAAAAACAGCGACAACCCCAGGGATTTTGACAGCCATTTGATCGATGACGCCTGCCTGATCACCCGCGATGGTAAATACTGGTTATATTACAAAGGGCGGCAGCTTGGGAAAAAATCAACCCAAACCCAACTCGGTCTGGCCGTTGCAGACAAACCGGAGGGCCCCTACGTCAAGCACCCGTCCAATCCCGTCATCCCGGGTAACCATGAGGTGCTGGTCTGGCCCGAAGGTGACGGAGTCGCCGCCTTGATCGGATCTGTTGGTCCGAAAGAGTGGGTGCGTTCACTCGTTTACTCCGACGATGGCGTTCATTTTAAAAAGACCCACAACGTAAAAAATGTGCCGCATGCGGCAGGTGCCTATCGACCCGAAGCCTTTACCGGAAGCGGCAAAGGCAAACGCATCGAGTGGGGTGTGCACATTGGCAAAGGCAGGGGCTTGCCCTGTATCGAGCGCTTCGAGCTGCAAGGCGCCAAATACCCCCCCCAGCCCGCGCATTGGCCCCCCCAAAAAACCACACACAAATATTTTCGGCATCGTCCTGGCCATGCAGAGTTTTAG
- a CDS encoding zinc ABC transporter substrate-binding protein produces the protein MAKKITVVFLVVGVLIGGLVMMLKKEQESVTDGSPDEALLRVVTTTTMVTDMVKIIGGERVSVQGLMGAGVDPHSYQVSFKDTAALQKAHLIFYSGHHLEGKMQDVLEKRAEGKGGVYAITDAIDDAQLLKPQEQFQGYFDPHLWGNPEIWSECMDVVVEALSKADPEGADEYEMRAEMYYDELMALHAWVQKRVAEVPEDQRVLVTSHDAFFYFGKAYGFEVRGLQGISTNSESGLKDRAELVQFIKDRKLKMIFPESSVNAKGIKAVAAEAGVTVSEQELFSDAMGEPGDKVTLHGETYDKGSYIGMIKHNVNTIVDGLK, from the coding sequence ATGGCAAAGAAGATCACTGTTGTATTCCTGGTAGTGGGAGTCCTGATTGGAGGGCTGGTGATGATGTTGAAAAAGGAGCAGGAGAGTGTCACCGACGGTTCACCGGATGAGGCATTGTTGCGGGTTGTCACGACCACCACGATGGTCACCGACATGGTGAAAATCATCGGTGGTGAGCGGGTATCGGTGCAGGGTTTGATGGGGGCGGGAGTCGACCCGCACAGTTACCAGGTGAGTTTCAAGGATACGGCGGCCTTGCAAAAAGCGCATTTGATTTTTTACAGCGGCCATCACCTGGAGGGCAAGATGCAGGATGTGTTAGAAAAACGGGCTGAGGGCAAGGGCGGGGTTTACGCGATTACCGATGCCATTGATGACGCTCAATTATTAAAACCGCAAGAGCAGTTCCAAGGCTATTTTGATCCGCATCTCTGGGGCAATCCTGAAATTTGGTCGGAATGTATGGATGTGGTTGTCGAGGCCTTGTCCAAAGCCGACCCTGAGGGGGCGGACGAGTATGAAATGCGTGCTGAAATGTATTACGACGAACTGATGGCCTTGCATGCATGGGTACAGAAACGCGTGGCCGAGGTGCCCGAGGACCAGCGTGTGTTGGTCACGAGTCACGATGCCTTTTTCTACTTTGGCAAAGCGTATGGTTTTGAAGTGAGAGGCTTGCAGGGGATATCGACGAATTCCGAGTCCGGCCTGAAGGACCGTGCGGAACTGGTGCAGTTTATCAAGGACCGCAAGCTCAAGATGATTTTTCCAGAGTCCAGTGTCAATGCCAAGGGGATCAAGGCCGTGGCAGCTGAAGCCGGAGTCACTGTCAGTGAACAGGAACTCTTTTCCGACGCCATGGGTGAACCTGGTGACAAGGTGACACTGCATGGTGAGACATACGACAAGGGAAGCTACATCGGCATGATCAAGCATAACGTGAATACCATTGTCGATGGGCTGAAATAA
- a CDS encoding arylsulfatase — MKYPPCLIWMTIACLVIEGSQSMLYAESSAPPNVVFIFADDLGYGDLSCYGATKVRTPNIDSLAKEGRKFSDAHSASAVCTPSRYALLTGEYPVRAYGGKGVWGPLSPASGLIIDTETLTIGKVFKNKGYKTAALGKWHLGFGVGQNDWSVPLRPGPQDVGFDYYWGVPLVNSGSPYVYVENDTIVGYDPKDPLIPGGKPATATPTFPEEASVKSPNNFGGAKKAHAIYDDEKTGTLMVEKAVSWITENKDHPFFLYFATTNIHHPFTPAPRFKGSSQAGLYGDYIHELDWMVGEVMQCLEKNGLSDNTLVIFTSDNGGMLNLGGRNAVKAGHKMNGELLGFKFGAWEGGHRVPFIARWPGKIEAGSNSGQLICNVDMLASFMALTGQDPNSLKNKDSVNVLPALLENPAKQLRSHLLIAPKSEKLLSIRKGKWMYIPGKGSGGFSGSKPNQHAWGGAPAVAFIGGKNSDIENGRIRKDAPQGQLYDLENDLCQTQNVYTQYPEVVKEMAALLKTYRPNPGAGKRPAPRKRKNQKQR, encoded by the coding sequence ATGAAATACCCACCCTGTCTTATCTGGATGACGATCGCCTGCCTGGTGATCGAAGGAAGCCAATCCATGCTTTATGCGGAATCGTCAGCACCGCCGAACGTGGTTTTTATTTTTGCCGATGACCTTGGTTATGGCGACCTCAGTTGTTATGGCGCGACCAAGGTGCGGACCCCGAACATCGACAGCCTGGCGAAAGAGGGCCGCAAGTTTTCCGATGCCCATTCGGCATCCGCCGTGTGCACGCCATCGCGCTATGCATTGCTCACCGGCGAGTATCCCGTCCGGGCGTATGGTGGCAAGGGGGTATGGGGGCCGCTTTCCCCAGCCTCCGGGCTGATCATCGATACCGAGACCCTGACCATCGGGAAGGTGTTCAAAAACAAAGGCTACAAAACGGCGGCCCTGGGGAAATGGCACCTGGGTTTTGGTGTGGGGCAAAACGACTGGAGTGTGCCCCTGCGCCCTGGTCCGCAAGACGTTGGCTTTGATTATTATTGGGGGGTTCCGTTAGTGAATAGTGGCAGCCCCTATGTCTATGTGGAGAACGATACCATCGTAGGCTACGACCCGAAAGACCCCCTCATTCCAGGTGGCAAGCCAGCTACAGCCACGCCGACTTTTCCTGAGGAAGCCTCCGTCAAGTCGCCTAACAATTTTGGTGGTGCAAAAAAGGCACATGCCATCTACGACGATGAGAAAACCGGAACCTTGATGGTGGAAAAAGCGGTCAGCTGGATCACCGAAAACAAAGATCATCCGTTCTTCCTCTATTTCGCGACCACTAACATTCACCATCCGTTTACCCCTGCGCCACGCTTTAAAGGCAGTAGCCAGGCTGGACTCTACGGCGACTATATCCATGAACTCGACTGGATGGTCGGCGAGGTCATGCAGTGCCTGGAAAAAAATGGTTTAAGCGACAATACACTGGTCATTTTCACCAGTGATAATGGTGGTATGTTGAACCTGGGCGGCCGCAATGCGGTGAAGGCGGGGCACAAGATGAATGGCGAGCTGCTAGGCTTTAAATTCGGTGCCTGGGAGGGCGGGCACCGCGTGCCGTTCATCGCACGCTGGCCTGGCAAGATCGAGGCCGGTAGCAATTCCGGCCAGTTAATCTGTAATGTTGATATGCTTGCCAGTTTCATGGCTCTGACCGGTCAGGATCCGAACAGCCTGAAAAATAAAGACAGCGTCAATGTACTGCCCGCGTTACTGGAGAATCCTGCCAAGCAACTACGCTCGCACCTGCTTATCGCGCCCAAAAGTGAAAAGCTACTATCCATCCGCAAAGGCAAGTGGATGTATATCCCTGGTAAGGGTAGTGGTGGATTCAGCGGTTCCAAGCCAAACCAACACGCCTGGGGGGGCGCGCCGGCGGTCGCATTCATAGGTGGAAAAAATAGCGATATCGAAAATGGCAGGATCAGGAAAGACGCGCCGCAGGGTCAACTCTACGATTTGGAAAATGACCTCTGCCAAACACAAAACGTCTACACGCAATACCCCGAAGTCGTAAAAGAAATGGCGGCATTGCTGAAGACCTATCGGCCAAATCCAGGAGCTGGAAAGCGCCCGGCACCAAGAAAGCGTAAAAACCAGAAACAGCGATGA
- a CDS encoding glycoside hydrolase family 95 protein codes for MNKNCNLVIAAAVMLAPPSLCAQHILHYNTPAIAGEKSVARKAEKKFIANALPMGNGRLGAMFSGGIDRELIVVNEITQWANASRGLDPVAQSGSKPGAGKDLEKVRKVYREGKYGTQKGGMEWMANEHLCNTKTRLGNYSTFTEVRIDTGHNPKKVSNYRRELDLKSALGKVSYSIGKANYTREYFISHPHDAMVMHYTAENAKLELEIATTTRHKTRTLKAEGNRLTLLAEVKLANDMAGFSQLIQVVAEGGKLTATVDGTLEVSGASSVTIYLTGYTDYLPVFPTFKGRDYKADTAATMNKLVAVGYAAAKQAHLADYQAQAQRMTLDIDCKPSGLPTDQLLKQGGSVELDLLYFNYARYLQLGCSRTAPVPSNLQGLWNPHSKPAWNSDYHFDINLAMNYWMVDPANLPDSFSPYVEYLKVIAESGKYVASENYGVDKGWAAALNSNIYGVAGPYNTGRRVQQAGHWLSQNLYDHYAFNQDPQYLKEIYPVIKGAAEFFVGFLAPWKDGTLVVYPTWSPENTYLSKQHGKLNKQCYGASWDQQLVLNLFTDCIEASRKLKVDAGFRKTLEEMIPRLCPQKIGQHGQVQEWPEDWDEPKDTHRHISHLIALHPGRDISPLTTRELSAAALVTMKHRGDESTGWSTGWKTCFWARLHNGDKAHWFYRFLNVKRAYANLFDFHPPFQIDGNFGGPAGVCEMLLQSHLRSIDNTAGTIGEAAFAAYQSDPANPKNFIPVVPPAELADAPYILHLLPALPSAWPDGKVRGLRARGGFEVDIEWRGGKLVAATVRATRDGSFRIYANHQLSKLVTLKMGEVHQPKL; via the coding sequence ATGAATAAAAATTGTAATCTGGTCATCGCCGCCGCTGTGATGCTGGCCCCCCCGTCCCTCTGTGCCCAGCACATCCTCCATTACAACACGCCTGCCATTGCGGGAGAGAAGTCAGTGGCAAGAAAGGCAGAGAAAAAGTTTATCGCCAATGCCCTGCCGATGGGAAACGGTCGCTTGGGCGCGATGTTCAGCGGCGGTATCGACCGTGAATTGATCGTGGTCAACGAAATCACCCAGTGGGCGAATGCCAGCCGCGGACTCGATCCCGTCGCCCAGTCCGGCTCCAAGCCAGGTGCCGGCAAGGATCTTGAAAAAGTGCGCAAGGTCTACCGGGAAGGTAAATACGGCACCCAGAAAGGCGGTATGGAGTGGATGGCCAACGAGCACCTCTGTAATACGAAAACCAGGTTGGGAAATTACTCGACCTTTACCGAGGTGCGGATCGATACCGGGCACAACCCGAAAAAAGTTTCTAACTACCGTCGCGAGCTGGATCTCAAATCAGCACTCGGCAAGGTGAGTTACTCCATCGGCAAGGCGAACTACACCCGCGAGTATTTTATCAGTCATCCGCACGATGCGATGGTGATGCACTACACCGCGGAAAACGCCAAGCTCGAGCTGGAGATAGCGACGACGACCCGGCACAAAACCAGGACCCTGAAAGCAGAGGGGAATCGGCTCACCCTGTTGGCAGAGGTGAAGCTGGCCAACGATATGGCGGGTTTTTCCCAGCTCATCCAGGTGGTGGCGGAGGGGGGGAAACTAACGGCGACGGTCGATGGCACATTGGAGGTTTCCGGCGCCAGCTCGGTCACGATCTACCTGACGGGCTACACCGACTATCTGCCGGTTTTTCCGACCTTCAAAGGTCGCGACTACAAGGCGGATACGGCGGCCACCATGAATAAGCTGGTGGCTGTGGGGTACGCTGCTGCCAAGCAGGCACACCTCGCCGACTACCAGGCGCAGGCGCAGCGGATGACATTGGATATCGATTGCAAGCCATCTGGGCTACCGACGGACCAGTTGCTTAAACAAGGAGGTAGTGTCGAACTCGACCTGCTGTATTTCAACTACGCGCGTTACCTGCAGTTGGGCTGCTCGCGCACCGCGCCGGTGCCGTCCAACCTGCAAGGCCTGTGGAACCCGCACAGCAAGCCCGCGTGGAATTCCGATTACCATTTCGACATCAACCTGGCGATGAACTACTGGATGGTCGATCCCGCCAACCTGCCGGATTCCTTTTCCCCCTATGTGGAATACCTGAAAGTCATCGCTGAATCCGGCAAGTATGTCGCCAGTGAGAACTACGGCGTTGACAAGGGCTGGGCGGCCGCACTCAACAGCAACATCTACGGAGTGGCCGGCCCCTACAACACAGGGCGGCGCGTGCAGCAAGCCGGACATTGGTTGTCGCAGAACCTCTACGACCACTACGCCTTTAACCAGGACCCCCAGTACCTGAAGGAAATCTACCCGGTCATCAAAGGCGCTGCGGAGTTTTTTGTCGGTTTCCTCGCCCCTTGGAAAGATGGCACACTGGTTGTTTACCCGACGTGGTCGCCTGAGAATACCTATTTGTCCAAGCAGCATGGGAAACTCAATAAACAATGTTACGGTGCCTCATGGGACCAGCAACTGGTCTTGAATCTCTTTACAGACTGCATCGAAGCCAGTCGCAAACTCAAGGTCGATGCCGGCTTCCGCAAGACGCTGGAGGAAATGATTCCCCGGCTCTGTCCGCAGAAGATCGGCCAGCACGGACAGGTGCAGGAATGGCCGGAGGACTGGGATGAACCCAAAGACACCCACCGTCACATTTCCCACCTGATCGCCCTGCACCCGGGTCGGGATATTTCCCCCCTGACAACCCGGGAGCTTTCTGCTGCCGCGCTGGTCACGATGAAACATCGCGGTGACGAGTCCACCGGCTGGAGCACCGGCTGGAAGACCTGCTTCTGGGCCCGTCTGCACAATGGTGACAAAGCGCACTGGTTCTACCGTTTTCTGAACGTCAAACGAGCCTATGCGAACCTCTTTGATTTTCATCCGCCGTTCCAGATCGACGGCAACTTCGGTGGCCCTGCCGGTGTCTGTGAGATGCTTCTGCAAAGTCATCTGCGGAGTATCGACAACACAGCGGGTACCATCGGTGAAGCCGCCTTCGCAGCTTACCAGAGCGATCCCGCGAACCCGAAGAACTTCATCCCTGTTGTGCCCCCGGCCGAATTGGCTGACGCCCCTTACATCCTCCATTTGCTTCCCGCGCTGCCATCGGCATGGCCCGACGGCAAGGTGAGGGGGTTGCGTGCACGCGGCGGGTTTGAAGTCGATATCGAATGGCGGGGCGGCAAGCTCGTCGCGGCCACGGTCCGCGCCACGCGTGACGGCTCGTTCCGTATCTATGCCAACCATCAATTGAGTAAACTGGTCACGCTCAAAATGGGGGAGGTCCATCAGCCGAAGCTCTAA